A section of the Streptomyces sp. CG1 genome encodes:
- a CDS encoding trypsin-like peptidase domain-containing protein: MNEANRVPPGDPEGAAEVTPTPTDRPDAAERESAGRGGMPGGAKPPGSEPTDSGSAGSGRADSGLVDSGSAVFEPAGSESAVFERTGSGLEGSEAMDSESTGSEPTDSESVGSGRADSGSASSGLVGSGSADFELARPVPAAEPARTPEAETAGPESAEAESAGAGEAAVVSDGDFELAKPVPGPTGGAESAAADVSSEPGGTGWAAPAERPKPLHDPDPYGTPPYGEPGPWAPAPPVQHPAATPAQGSTPTPTQTAPPTQGPVASAPGIPAPVPGPHTLGAPGAPAPGTPLGALSSPQPVGDSARRYDPWAAGSPVEQVGALQQSGGEGPADGRRGRWTQRSVVVWSLVIALVSAGIGGVVGAYVEREGLGGDVRLPQAGRVPAGRAPDSVAGIAARALPSVVTLHVTGTDQEDTGTGFVLDAQGHILTNNHVVAPAGSDGAITVTFSSGDTVKAAVVGHDSGYDLAVVQVHGVDGLTPLPLGNSDDVRVGDPVVAIGAPFNLANTVTSGIISAKERPITSGGDKGDGSDVSYVDALQTDAPINPGNSGGPLLDSRAQVIGINSAIRSADSGSGSDGSEAGSIGLGFAIPVNQAKRVAEELINDGHATHPVIGVTLDMSYTGDGARIDSKSANGGPAVTRGGPGEQAGLKAGDVITEVDGQSVHTAEELIVKIRAHRPGDSLRLTVRRGGADQQVMLRLGAAEQN; the protein is encoded by the coding sequence ATGAACGAGGCGAACCGTGTCCCGCCGGGGGATCCGGAGGGAGCGGCGGAGGTGACACCGACGCCGACCGACCGGCCCGACGCCGCAGAGCGGGAGAGCGCCGGGCGGGGCGGAATGCCGGGCGGTGCCAAGCCGCCGGGCTCCGAGCCGACGGATTCCGGGTCGGCGGGCTCTGGGCGGGCGGATTCCGGGCTGGTGGATTCCGGGTCGGCGGTCTTCGAGCCGGCGGGTTCGGAGTCGGCGGTTTTCGAGCGGACCGGCTCCGGGCTGGAGGGATCCGAGGCGATGGATTCCGAGTCGACGGGCTCCGAGCCGACGGATTCCGAGTCGGTGGGTTCCGGGAGGGCGGATTCCGGGTCGGCGAGCTCTGGGCTGGTGGGTTCCGGGTCGGCGGACTTCGAGTTGGCGCGTCCGGTACCTGCGGCTGAGCCCGCGCGGACGCCCGAGGCGGAGACGGCTGGGCCGGAGAGCGCTGAGGCGGAGAGTGCCGGGGCGGGCGAGGCAGCCGTCGTGAGCGACGGGGACTTCGAGCTGGCCAAGCCGGTGCCGGGGCCGACGGGCGGGGCCGAGAGCGCAGCGGCCGATGTGTCGTCCGAGCCCGGAGGAACCGGCTGGGCAGCTCCCGCCGAGCGTCCGAAGCCCTTGCACGACCCCGATCCCTACGGCACTCCGCCGTACGGCGAGCCGGGCCCCTGGGCCCCCGCGCCGCCCGTACAGCACCCGGCGGCCACCCCGGCCCAGGGCAGCACGCCCACGCCCACCCAGACGGCTCCCCCTACGCAAGGACCCGTGGCCTCGGCACCCGGGATCCCCGCCCCCGTACCCGGGCCGCACACCCTCGGCGCCCCCGGTGCACCCGCGCCCGGCACCCCGCTGGGGGCACTGTCATCACCCCAGCCGGTGGGGGATTCGGCGCGGCGTTATGACCCCTGGGCCGCTGGTTCGCCCGTGGAGCAGGTGGGGGCGTTGCAGCAGAGCGGAGGTGAGGGGCCGGCGGATGGGCGGCGGGGTCGGTGGACGCAGCGGTCTGTCGTGGTGTGGAGTCTTGTGATCGCCCTTGTCTCTGCGGGTATCGGTGGGGTTGTCGGGGCCTATGTCGAGCGGGAGGGGCTCGGCGGCGATGTTCGGCTGCCGCAGGCGGGGCGCGTGCCCGCCGGGCGGGCGCCGGACAGCGTGGCCGGGATAGCCGCCCGGGCGCTGCCCAGCGTCGTCACCCTGCATGTCACCGGGACCGACCAGGAGGACACCGGCACGGGCTTCGTGCTCGACGCCCAGGGGCACATCCTCACGAACAACCACGTCGTCGCGCCCGCCGGATCGGACGGAGCGATAACGGTGACCTTCAGCAGCGGTGACACCGTCAAGGCCGCGGTGGTGGGTCACGACAGCGGTTACGACCTCGCCGTCGTCCAGGTCCACGGCGTGGACGGGCTCACCCCGCTGCCCCTCGGCAACTCCGACGACGTACGGGTCGGCGATCCCGTCGTCGCCATCGGCGCCCCCTTCAACCTCGCCAACACCGTCACCTCCGGCATCATCAGCGCCAAGGAACGGCCCATCACGTCCGGTGGGGACAAGGGCGACGGGAGTGACGTCAGCTACGTCGACGCGTTGCAGACCGACGCGCCCATCAACCCCGGCAACTCCGGTGGTCCGCTGCTCGACTCCCGGGCTCAGGTGATCGGCATCAACTCCGCCATCCGCTCCGCCGACAGCGGCTCCGGCTCGGACGGCAGCGAGGCCGGTTCCATCGGTCTGGGCTTCGCCATCCCCGTGAACCAGGCGAAGCGCGTCGCCGAGGAACTGATCAACGACGGTCATGCGACCCACCCCGTGATCGGGGTCACCCTCGACATGTCGTACACCGGCGATGGCGCCCGTATCGACAGCAAGAGCGCGAACGGCGGACCTGCCGTGACCCG